A stretch of DNA from Ranitomeya variabilis isolate aRanVar5 chromosome 1, aRanVar5.hap1, whole genome shotgun sequence:
TACATTACTACTATTGCTCCACTACTCCAGAATCGTACATTACTACTACCCCAGCCTCCTACATTACTACTATTGCTCCACTACTCCAGCCTCGTACATTACTACTATTGCTCCACTACTCCAGCCTCGTACACTACTACTACCCCATCCTCCTACATTACTACTATTGCTCCACTACTCCAGCCTCGTACATTACTACTATTGCTCCACTACGCCAGCCTCGTACATTACTACTACCCCATCTTCCTACATTACTACTATTGCTCCACTACTCCAGCCTCGTACATTACTGCTACCTTATCCTCCTACATTATTACTGCTACTCTACTACTCCAGCCTCATACACTACTACTACCCCATCCTCCTACATTACTACTATTGCTCCACTACTCCAGCCTCGTACACTACTACTACCCCATCCTCCTACATTACTACTATTGCTCCACTACTCCAGCCTCGTACATTACTACTATTGCTCCACTACGCCAGCCTCGTACATTACTACTACCCCATCTTCCTACATTACTACTATTGCTCCACTACTCCAGCCTCGTACATTACTGCTACCTTATCCTCCTACATTATTACTGCTACTCTACTACTCCAGCCTCATACACTACTACTACCCCATCCTCCTACATTACTACTATTGCTCCACTACTCCAGCCTCGTACACTACTACTACCCCATCCTCCTACATTACTACTATTGCTCCACTACTCCAGCCTCGTACATTACTACTATTGCTCCACTACGCCAGCCTCGTACATTACTACTACCCCATCTTCCTACATTACTACTATTGCTCCACTACTCCAGCCTCGTACATTACTGCTACCTTATCCTCCTACATTATTACTGCTACTCTACTACTCCAGCCTCATACACTACTACTACCCCATCCTCCTACATTACTACTATTGCTCCACTACTCCAGCCTCGTACATTACTAATGCTGCTCTACTACTCCAGCCTTGTACATTACTGTTACCTCATCCTCCTACATTATTACTGCTGCTCTACTACTCCAGCCTCGTACATTACTACTACACTACCAGTTGTAGTGCTAGTGATGAATTGTCAGCAGGAGTACCAGGTCTGCCATCGGGGAGAGGTACAtgctgatggtgaagacgctgcaGAACAGACCCAACTGGTTAAGGCGTGCGTCCACATCTGGAATCCAGAGGTAGAAGTATGTGTATGCCAAAATCAGGACACCCAGCGACAAGAACACTTGAAACAGGGGGTAACGCTGCAACACAAGATCAGGACATGTCAGGCAGAGCCAGGAGCAGCAGAGCCCTCATAACAGTCACTTGCCGCTCATACTCAGACATGAACCTTATCAGTGGTGTAGACAATGAAGGCTACGATGTAGAGCGATTGCAGCGAAGCCCCGATGGAGTTCACCGTGATCAGGGTCCAGTCCTTCTTCAGGAGACCATAATACAACCAGCCCAGATTACTGCAAGAGACAAACACTTTCTCAGCACTCTCACTACTCATCCCATCATCACCCCAACCCCTCCATCTATAACATAGAACAGTCTTGCAGCATTCCCTCTATCTTCTTTATAGTCTATCCTTGGCCCGACCTGGGCTCCACCCCATCCCCGAATCAGCGTTGACATGACCCGGGCTCCACCCTGTCTCCGGACTACTCTCGGCCCGACCCGGGCTCCAACCCGTCCCCAGACTAGCCTCGGCCCGACCTGAGCTCTACTCTGTCCTCGGACTAGCCTCGGCCCGACCTGAGCTCCACTCTGTCCTCGGACTAGCCTCGGCCCGACCTGAGCTCCACTCTGTCCTCGGACTAGCCTCGGCCCGACCCGGACTCCACCCTGTCCCTATACCACCTCGGCCCGACCTCAACCCTGTTCCCGAACTAATTTCCGCTTAATCTGGGCTCCACCCTGTCCTCGGACTAGCCTCGGCCCGACCTGAGCTGCACTCTGTCCTCGGACTAGCCTCGGCCCGACCTGAGCTCCACTCTGTCCTCGGACTAGCCTCGGCCCGACCCGGACTCCACCCTGTCCCTATACCACCTCGGCCCGACCTCAACCCTGTTCCCGAACTAATTTC
This window harbors:
- the SLC50A1 gene encoding sugar transporter SWEET1 isoform X3, giving the protein MITRRTVDNIQFLPFLTTAVNNLGWLYYGLLKKDWTLITVNSIGASLQSLYIVAFIVYTTDKRYPLFQVFLSLGVLILAYTYFYLWIPDVDARLNQLGLFCSVFTISMYLSPMADLAQIIRSKSTKCLSFPLTVTTLLTSTSWVLYGLQRRDPYIMVPNFPGIVTSILRLWLFRKYPQAQALYRPLQA